A portion of the Bombina bombina isolate aBomBom1 chromosome 9, aBomBom1.pri, whole genome shotgun sequence genome contains these proteins:
- the LOC128639929 gene encoding C-X-C motif chemokine 9, with the protein MLQILMDMGLPLYMLFGSLVYDVYATHSLGASTFVSAALSVPSRCQCISKKNEICSFKKHIKDLTVTMPSSHCSVQEIIVHLNDGKRQMSACIQPESERGKALIRCWDKFEKDPQKMKRCAKRCKGWKRPKRKNTKKRKRN; encoded by the exons ATGCTGCAGATACTTATGGATATGGGACtgcctttatacatgttgttcGGTTCATTGGTGTACGATGTCTATGCCACACATTCATTAG GTGCATCAACATTTGTATCTGCGGCTTTGAGCGTACCTTCTAGATGCCAGTGTATCTCAAAAAAGAATGAGATCTGTTCGTTCAAGAAGCACATTAAGGACCTCACTGTGACAATGCCATCGTCACACTGCAGCGTCCAAGAAATCAT AGTACATCTGAATGATGGGAAAAGACAAATGTCAGCCTGCATACAACCAGAGTCGGAAAGAGGAAAAGCTCTAATTCGCTGCTGGGACAA aTTTGAAAAAGATCCTCAGAAGATGAAGAGATGTGCCAAGAGATGTAAAGGTTGGAAAAGacccaaaagaaaaaacacaaagaaaagaaaaagaaactga